The Epilithonimonas zeae genome contains the following window.
ATAACAGCAAAATCATTCTGCTACCAAAATATTCTCATGGCATACATTACCAAAATCCGGAATTAGTTGCAAAACTTATTGTGGAGAATTACAAAAGTTATGTTAAATAAAATTTATATTAATATGAAACTCTATACTTTTTTACTTTTGATATTCCTCACCAATCTATCAAAAGCACAAACGCATCGTTTTATTTACGAGTACAAATTCAAACCTGACTCCTCTTCTACCAATTACAGAAACGTGAATATGGCTCTGGACATCAATCCAACCGATGTAAAGTTCTATGATTATGAAAGTGTTTTGAATGATTCTATCAACAAAAAAGGGGGACGAAATTACAACTGGACCGGATCACCTGTCATCACAAGAAAGAAAAATTCTTATCAAAACACCAATTACGAGATGATGATGGACTATTTTTCTTACCAAACCTCAGACAAAATGGATTGGAAACTTAAAAACGAAACAAAAACTTCCGGGCAATATACTTTGCAAAAAGCAACTACGGATTTTGGAGGAAGAGAATGGACTGCCTGGTTTTGTAAGGATATTAATATTTCAGAAGGGCCTTATAAATTCCGAGGTTTACCTGGATTAATATTTGAGTTGAATGATAACAATGATAATTTCATTTTCAAGTTAGTTAGAAGTCAAAAACTAGAAAAAACCTATGATACATCAGACTTTTTGGAAAGTTTTGGAGGGAAAAAACCGCTGAATCTGAAAATTACTGATATGCACAAAATGATGCTACAGTTTTACAATGATCCAATGAAAGAACTGAGAGAGAAATTCGATGATGTACCACCAGGAACGTTCCAAGTTGGAGGCACTAAAATTACCAGCAAAGACCAATTCAAAGAAATGGCAAAAGTGATGCAAAATCATATTTTGAAAAGTTACAATCCTTTAGATTTGACCACAGCTGTAATTTATCCTAAAAATAATTAAATAATTCACAAATTTTTAAACTTAAAATCAATATTAAACAAAATAATTATTAAATTTGTTTCAGAAATAATTTTCTAACACCAAAACCACAAAAAAATGATACAATTAGTTATAGAAATCGTAATCAAGTTAGTCGATTTTATCAGTAGCCTATTTTAGACTGTAAAGAATATCCAGATATTTCTTAAAAAATAAACATATTTTGTAAATTTGTAAAGTATAGCCAGCGGTTATACTTTATTTTTTTGTCTATGAAATTGCATTTTCTGACAATCTAAAATGAAAATTAATCTATGAAAAAAATATTAGCAAAAATTATTCTTAAAATCATTGGGTGGAAAGTTGTTCTCCAAGGCGATGCCAGCAATCTTGACAGATGTATTCTGGTAGTTGCACCTCACACCCACAATAGTGAATATCTACTTGGTAATCTAGCCTATTGGACTT
Protein-coding sequences here:
- a CDS encoding GLPGLI family protein, whose product is MKLYTFLLLIFLTNLSKAQTHRFIYEYKFKPDSSSTNYRNVNMALDINPTDVKFYDYESVLNDSINKKGGRNYNWTGSPVITRKKNSYQNTNYEMMMDYFSYQTSDKMDWKLKNETKTSGQYTLQKATTDFGGREWTAWFCKDINISEGPYKFRGLPGLIFELNDNNDNFIFKLVRSQKLEKTYDTSDFLESFGGKKPLNLKITDMHKMMLQFYNDPMKELREKFDDVPPGTFQVGGTKITSKDQFKEMAKVMQNHILKSYNPLDLTTAVIYPKNN